The Leifsonia williamsii genome includes a region encoding these proteins:
- a CDS encoding CynX/NimT family MFS transporter yields MTFTDEAPRTGSLPARGSSAARPRRGSAALAVYVAAGLLLIAFNLRVGIASVSPVLSSLEHDLGGSPAAASLLTTIPVFAFGAFAFLTPALSRRIGLHRLLGVTMAAAALGIGLRLIPSPVALFAGTVVVGAAIAVANVCMPAAIKQDFAHRTASMMGLYSTAMFVGAAVATAFTVPLMADFGGSWRAALGFWLVPAAAALLVWLPRAAMNPGHVPHSTRVLDAVEELPDEPRMRRLLRDRVAWAVTGFMGTQSLTYYAALTWIPTLLRDAGVPDGEAGLMLSYTSLPGIAAALAVPALSRLRPPWLPIALSTACLIVGFTGLLLVTDGGAPWWWMTFLGLGQGSAIALSLSFIVLRSPDSRHTGHLSTMAQGIGYLLAGLGPVGLGIIHSATGGWSMPVGALLAVLVAQFAAGAAAARDRHVFSTGGARP; encoded by the coding sequence ATGACGTTCACGGATGAAGCGCCCCGCACCGGCTCCCTCCCCGCGCGCGGGTCGTCGGCGGCCCGGCCGCGCCGCGGGAGCGCCGCCCTCGCCGTGTACGTGGCGGCGGGCCTGCTGCTCATCGCCTTCAACCTCCGGGTCGGCATCGCCTCGGTCAGCCCCGTGCTGTCGTCGCTCGAACACGACCTCGGCGGGTCGCCGGCCGCCGCGAGCCTGCTGACGACGATCCCGGTGTTCGCCTTCGGCGCGTTCGCGTTCCTCACGCCCGCCCTCTCGCGCCGGATCGGCTTGCACCGGCTGCTCGGCGTCACCATGGCGGCGGCCGCGCTCGGCATCGGACTCCGGCTGATCCCGTCGCCGGTGGCTCTCTTCGCCGGGACGGTGGTGGTGGGAGCAGCGATCGCCGTCGCAAACGTGTGCATGCCGGCGGCCATCAAGCAGGACTTCGCGCACCGGACGGCGTCGATGATGGGCCTGTACTCGACGGCGATGTTCGTCGGCGCCGCCGTGGCCACGGCGTTCACCGTGCCGCTCATGGCCGACTTCGGCGGGTCGTGGCGGGCGGCCCTCGGGTTCTGGCTCGTCCCCGCCGCGGCGGCCCTCCTCGTCTGGCTCCCCCGGGCGGCGATGAACCCCGGCCATGTGCCGCACTCGACCCGGGTCCTCGACGCCGTGGAGGAGCTCCCCGACGAGCCCCGCATGCGGCGGCTGCTGCGCGATCGCGTCGCCTGGGCGGTCACCGGCTTCATGGGCACCCAGAGCTTGACCTATTACGCGGCGCTCACGTGGATCCCGACGCTGCTGCGCGACGCCGGCGTGCCCGACGGCGAAGCCGGCCTCATGCTCTCGTACACGAGCCTCCCCGGCATCGCCGCAGCGCTCGCCGTTCCGGCGCTTTCCCGGCTCCGGCCGCCGTGGCTGCCGATCGCGCTGTCCACGGCCTGCCTGATCGTGGGCTTCACCGGGCTGCTGCTGGTGACCGACGGCGGGGCGCCGTGGTGGTGGATGACGTTCCTCGGTCTCGGTCAGGGCTCGGCGATCGCGCTGTCGTTGAGCTTCATCGTGCTGCGTTCGCCGGACTCCCGGCACACCGGCCACCTCTCCACCATGGCGCAGGGCATCGGCTACCTCCTCGCCGGGCTCGGGCCGGTCGGCCTGGGCATCATCCACTCGGCGACCGGAGGCTGGAGCATGCCCGTGGGGGCCCTCCTCGCCGTGCTGGTGGCGCAGTTCGCAGCGGGCGCGGCGGCCGCGCGCGACCGCCACGTCTTCTCCACGGGCGGAGCGAGGCCATGA
- a CDS encoding discoidin domain-containing protein, which produces MASGALTRWRRLIVRVRRAAVTGVGVIALALSLAAAGATVPAQAADAPAYGAPDATAAGYYKALLRHTQWVNTVWDASIGAYKLADFDFAVVLGNAVLVTHGDYDEQLAGISKEDLRQRTVATITHYAASNRFVDPKGTWGKQLFWDSTFQSYFLDAGRLMWDQLDAATRANLVTIAAGQSTYTADLNHGRDPMSGSWTAEWPDGRHEDDTALEESGVYTQALAPGLAWAPGNPDAGRWQTQFDDWARNAAGQPTADANNPSVVGGKPIASNTMDNIYDTYVVDNHNTVEPHYQSDIWRSGGRNAIQFILNGRPLPEILTKQPNSAELWNSLKLVLSGRGEPFQPMKDDREFLYGRDVIPLAFLGQVLRDPDAARAEADIAGALDAYQSYAPVNRLAKFSGEPKYEPEARAEIAISYLLHVHAAGAGGGVVTPTPENTFYQRLSGVRDYGARAGLTVQQSSSAWAAASSRPGYVKFPWVPDHDEWLFDVSGTTPFLYPTTSATVGTRSTSVYTAPRDGFAGTASVYELGDGYAGQVTLPDGSAIYASTGAGADDGSIRVRNLDMSGLDGLDGSRTYETAEGSTTAALPVTHVADPADAKAARVDDLDFEPVHARYVRMQGQQGDATYGYSLYSFHVYGDGSATAGDLAAGKTAQASSEDAKNAHLVAHATDASASTRWAVSVADRKRADSWIQVDLGSSQTVSGVRLAWEASAGARYLVQTSDDGTTWTTRSAYGGAPADVNVARLDTVDLTPAGGSTPAPVTTRFVRMQGEQGDPSYGYSLYHLRALTAAGVDAAAGRPASASSADPANPASAVTDGKATTRWAVAKAERTRADSWVQVDLGAPTAIAQVQLGWENAAGRQYRIQTSLDGVTWEDAARFRYTGDQILSSSGHWLDVEGKAGFVVRGATAPITVSRENDATHVVRLADGATGARLIEMVPADAAATKARAAAAEPSTDAPGVLLSSLGGYLTAFNLTGADVKAAISIPYTGSTVPLFVGTQQLGGSASTLAVTVPAGSAVVLAPRATLPVEAAATGTLTATVADARTVRLSGAGATSARVTNVQTGETRPVTRGGVVFASATAYPVADLALSTFTYPASVLPPGMTSPALAVDGDARTSWVPGPDGRMVTDLGSPRAIGAVATTWDGRAVPAATVSVSDDGLTFTPVGTIAPAARTGSGSAAVAADARTGSVAVGVTARYVAVSTAWRAGDAGLTALRVLPPGVPVDDGAGPGGGDPGGGGPGGPGGPGGPGGGTPGGGGSGGTPGDGGGGGTPGGPGETDGSGGSAAGADHHRDGLAATGSDVAGVAVLGALIVAAGGALAVRRRRSAP; this is translated from the coding sequence ATGGCATCGGGAGCATTAACCCGCTGGCGGAGGCTGATCGTGCGGGTGCGCCGGGCGGCTGTCACGGGCGTCGGCGTGATCGCGCTCGCCCTTTCGCTGGCCGCTGCGGGCGCGACGGTTCCCGCGCAGGCGGCGGACGCACCCGCATACGGCGCGCCCGACGCCACCGCGGCCGGGTACTACAAGGCGCTCCTGCGGCACACGCAGTGGGTGAACACGGTGTGGGATGCGTCGATCGGCGCGTACAAGCTGGCCGACTTCGACTTCGCTGTCGTGCTGGGCAACGCCGTCCTCGTCACCCACGGCGACTACGACGAGCAGTTGGCGGGCATCTCCAAGGAGGACCTGCGGCAGCGCACGGTGGCGACGATCACGCACTACGCCGCCTCCAACCGGTTCGTGGACCCGAAGGGCACCTGGGGCAAGCAGCTGTTCTGGGACTCGACGTTCCAGTCGTACTTCCTCGACGCCGGCCGGCTGATGTGGGACCAGTTGGACGCCGCCACCCGGGCCAACCTGGTGACGATCGCGGCCGGGCAGTCCACCTACACCGCGGACCTGAACCACGGGCGCGACCCGATGTCCGGTTCGTGGACGGCGGAGTGGCCGGATGGCCGCCACGAGGACGACACGGCGCTGGAGGAGTCCGGCGTGTACACGCAGGCGCTCGCGCCCGGCCTCGCCTGGGCTCCCGGCAACCCGGACGCCGGGCGGTGGCAGACGCAGTTCGACGACTGGGCGCGCAATGCGGCTGGCCAGCCGACCGCCGACGCGAACAACCCTTCCGTGGTCGGCGGCAAGCCGATCGCCTCCAACACCATGGACAACATCTACGACACCTACGTCGTCGACAACCACAACACGGTCGAGCCGCACTACCAGTCGGACATCTGGCGATCCGGCGGCAGGAACGCGATCCAGTTCATCCTCAATGGCCGGCCGCTGCCGGAGATCCTGACCAAGCAGCCGAACTCGGCCGAGCTGTGGAACTCCCTGAAGCTCGTGCTGTCGGGCCGGGGCGAGCCGTTCCAGCCGATGAAGGACGACCGCGAGTTCCTGTACGGACGCGACGTGATCCCGCTCGCCTTCCTCGGCCAGGTGCTGCGCGACCCGGACGCTGCGCGCGCGGAGGCTGACATCGCCGGGGCCCTCGACGCGTACCAGAGCTACGCTCCGGTGAACCGGCTGGCCAAGTTCTCGGGCGAGCCCAAGTACGAGCCGGAGGCGCGGGCCGAGATCGCGATCTCGTACCTGCTGCACGTCCACGCGGCCGGAGCGGGCGGCGGAGTCGTGACGCCGACACCCGAGAACACGTTCTACCAGCGCTTGTCGGGCGTGCGCGACTACGGGGCGCGTGCGGGACTCACGGTCCAGCAGTCGTCCTCCGCGTGGGCCGCCGCCTCCAGCCGGCCCGGTTACGTGAAGTTCCCCTGGGTGCCCGACCACGACGAGTGGCTGTTCGACGTCTCCGGAACGACGCCCTTCCTCTACCCGACGACGTCGGCGACGGTCGGCACGCGCAGCACGTCGGTGTACACCGCGCCGCGCGACGGCTTCGCCGGGACGGCCTCCGTCTACGAGCTGGGCGACGGTTATGCGGGACAGGTCACGCTGCCCGACGGGTCGGCGATCTACGCCTCCACCGGCGCGGGCGCCGATGACGGGAGCATCCGCGTCCGCAACCTCGACATGTCCGGCCTCGACGGCCTCGACGGCTCGCGGACGTACGAGACCGCGGAGGGCAGCACCACGGCGGCGCTGCCGGTGACGCACGTCGCAGATCCCGCGGACGCCAAGGCGGCGCGGGTGGACGATCTCGACTTCGAGCCCGTGCACGCGCGCTATGTCCGGATGCAGGGCCAGCAGGGCGACGCGACCTACGGCTACTCGCTGTACTCGTTCCACGTCTACGGCGACGGCTCGGCCACCGCGGGCGACCTCGCTGCGGGGAAGACCGCGCAGGCGTCCAGCGAGGACGCGAAGAACGCGCACCTCGTCGCCCACGCCACCGATGCGAGCGCCTCCACCCGCTGGGCGGTGTCGGTCGCCGACCGGAAGCGGGCCGACTCCTGGATCCAGGTCGACCTGGGGTCGTCGCAGACGGTGTCCGGCGTCCGCCTGGCCTGGGAGGCGAGCGCCGGGGCGCGGTACCTCGTGCAGACCTCCGACGACGGCACCACCTGGACGACGCGGTCGGCCTACGGCGGCGCGCCGGCGGACGTCAACGTCGCCCGCCTCGACACGGTCGACCTCACGCCCGCGGGCGGCAGCACGCCGGCGCCGGTGACTACCCGCTTCGTCCGGATGCAGGGCGAGCAGGGCGACCCGTCGTACGGGTACTCGCTCTACCATCTGCGCGCGCTGACGGCGGCGGGCGTCGACGCGGCCGCCGGTCGTCCGGCCTCCGCGTCGAGCGCCGACCCGGCGAACCCCGCGAGCGCCGTAACCGACGGCAAGGCCACGACCCGCTGGGCCGTCGCCAAGGCCGAGCGGACGCGCGCCGACTCCTGGGTGCAGGTCGACCTCGGCGCACCGACCGCCATCGCCCAGGTGCAGCTCGGGTGGGAGAACGCCGCCGGCCGCCAGTACCGCATCCAGACCTCGCTCGACGGGGTGACCTGGGAGGATGCGGCCCGGTTCCGCTACACCGGCGACCAGATCCTCTCGAGCTCCGGCCACTGGCTCGACGTGGAGGGGAAGGCCGGCTTCGTCGTGCGCGGCGCGACGGCTCCCATCACGGTGTCGCGCGAGAACGACGCCACGCACGTCGTCCGGCTCGCCGACGGTGCTACGGGCGCGCGCCTGATCGAGATGGTGCCGGCCGATGCGGCGGCGACGAAGGCGAGGGCGGCCGCGGCCGAGCCCAGCACGGACGCCCCTGGCGTGCTCCTGAGCTCGCTGGGCGGCTACCTCACCGCGTTCAACCTCACGGGAGCCGACGTGAAGGCGGCGATCTCGATCCCGTACACCGGCTCGACGGTCCCGCTCTTCGTCGGGACGCAGCAGCTCGGCGGCAGCGCGTCGACGCTCGCCGTCACCGTCCCGGCAGGCTCGGCGGTCGTGCTCGCGCCGCGGGCGACACTGCCGGTGGAGGCCGCCGCCACGGGAACGCTCACCGCGACGGTCGCCGATGCGCGGACCGTGCGGCTGTCCGGGGCGGGAGCGACGTCGGCGCGCGTGACCAACGTCCAGACGGGGGAGACGCGACCGGTCACGCGGGGCGGCGTCGTGTTCGCGTCGGCGACGGCCTACCCCGTCGCCGACCTGGCGCTCAGCACCTTCACGTATCCCGCCTCCGTCCTCCCGCCCGGGATGACGTCGCCGGCGCTGGCCGTCGACGGCGACGCGCGGACGTCCTGGGTGCCGGGCCCGGACGGGCGGATGGTGACCGACCTCGGCTCCCCGCGCGCGATCGGCGCCGTCGCGACGACATGGGACGGCCGCGCGGTGCCCGCAGCGACCGTCTCGGTGAGCGACGACGGCCTGACGTTCACACCGGTCGGGACCATCGCGCCGGCCGCGCGGACCGGGTCCGGCTCCGCCGCGGTCGCGGCGGACGCCCGCACCGGCTCCGTCGCCGTGGGGGTCACCGCACGGTACGTCGCCGTGAGCACGGCCTGGCGAGCGGGGGACGCAGGTCTCACAGCGCTCCGCGTGCTGCCGCCCGGTGTCCCCGTCGATGACGGCGCCGGTCCGGGCGGCGGCGATCCGGGAGGCGGCGGCCCCGGTGGTCCCGGCGGCCCCGGTGGCCCCGGCGGCGGGACGCCGGGCGGTGGCGGTTCCGGCGGGACGCCGGGCGATGGCGGCGGCGGAGGAACGCCGGGAGGCCCGGGAGAGACGGACGGCTCCGGCGGCTCGGCCGCGGGCGCCGACCACCATCGCGACGGCCTCGCGGCGACCGGATCGGACGTGGCCGGGGTGGCGGTGCTCGGCGCGCTCATCGTCGCCGCGGGCGGGGCGCTCGCCGTCCGTCGCCGCAGAAGCGCCCCCTGA
- a CDS encoding NAD(P)H-dependent oxidoreductase produces the protein MTTLIVTAHPHAPSLTSSIAAELAEALGPEVELADLAAEGFDPRFTLADRRTYLSGTDAPADVVAEQRRVDRATDLVLVFPVFWWSMPALLKGWIDRVFVNGWAFSAGEEGGIRRRLGRLTIHLVAVAGDDAGVYERHDYERAMRTQLQHGIIDYCGARRGAMTFVYDSESADDDARGAAVAASVAAVRAAVEATRERDGVAR, from the coding sequence ATGACGACCCTCATCGTGACGGCGCACCCGCACGCGCCGTCCCTCACGTCGAGTATCGCCGCAGAGCTGGCGGAGGCGCTGGGCCCGGAGGTCGAGCTCGCCGACCTCGCCGCGGAGGGTTTCGACCCTCGCTTCACCCTGGCCGACCGGCGCACCTACCTCAGCGGGACCGATGCTCCCGCCGACGTCGTCGCCGAGCAGCGGCGGGTGGACCGGGCGACCGACCTGGTGCTCGTCTTCCCGGTCTTCTGGTGGTCCATGCCGGCCCTGCTCAAGGGGTGGATCGACCGCGTGTTCGTCAACGGCTGGGCGTTCTCCGCGGGGGAGGAGGGCGGCATCCGGCGCCGGCTCGGCCGGCTCACCATCCATCTCGTCGCCGTCGCGGGTGATGACGCCGGGGTGTACGAGCGCCACGACTACGAGCGTGCGATGCGCACGCAGCTGCAGCACGGGATCATCGACTACTGCGGCGCCCGCCGCGGCGCGATGACCTTCGTCTACGACTCGGAGAGCGCGGACGACGACGCCAGGGGCGCAGCCGTCGCCGCCTCCGTGGCGGCCGTGCGCGCGGCCGTCGAGGCCACCCGGGAGCGCGACGGGGTCGCGCGGTAG
- a CDS encoding endonuclease/exonuclease/phosphatase family protein translates to MTARTSAWRRWFAVGAVAAALVVGAGVGAAPAAAAVPAISVTAPEIGLGDTVTIAYDAGGPGAAKNWVGIYRHGTKPGSGTSSLDWRYAPGASGSFAWGPQKRDGWTQEANAIGAGDLDVYLFANDGYTVLAGPAALRVTATATPPKPSVDGKSELNVLSLNLWKGGSVVKDGIHHAAEVIRQADADVAFLPERFDPKLNDATPALAGELGYHAVSDTDTGVVSRYPIVSTATVGTRWTKAIIDVNGTEVVVYGGHLEYRWYSEYLPRGYGPTAVGDWPAEYRSGAELSAPVTDVPTMLAMNEQSGRPDSARQLLADIGSEKAAGRLVVVGGDFNEPSTQDWTAATADLFDHRGTVVPWQTTQTLIDGGLTDSYRRAHPDPVRNPGFTWPAGNPNVSIASLTWAPKADERDRIDYVFYAPSDRLALASSQVVGPSASIVRSQRVEDDSDDVILTPGATWPSDHKAVLSRFTVCAEGCDPKPPAGPTTGHEALAAPGGLQVGGAVGIRGTGFVPGTTVALELHSTPVALGTATADANGGLRLDATIPASVTPGAHDLVALIGGVEVARTTVQIAAAASGGGGGGSDPGGSGGSGGPGGSGGSGGSGGSGGSGSGGSGPGGSGSGGSGAGSAGPGSGASTPTGVAPGDTTAPARTLASTGSDETAGAVLAIAALTVGGLLYSLRRRPQARR, encoded by the coding sequence GCGTCGGTGCCGCCCCGGCCGCCGCAGCCGTTCCGGCGATCAGCGTCACGGCCCCCGAGATCGGTCTCGGCGACACGGTCACCATCGCCTATGACGCCGGCGGGCCGGGAGCCGCGAAGAACTGGGTCGGGATCTACCGGCACGGGACGAAGCCGGGCAGCGGGACCTCCTCCCTCGACTGGCGGTATGCGCCGGGGGCGTCCGGCAGCTTCGCCTGGGGGCCGCAGAAGCGTGACGGATGGACGCAGGAGGCGAACGCGATCGGGGCCGGCGACCTGGACGTCTACCTGTTCGCGAACGACGGCTACACCGTTCTGGCCGGACCAGCAGCGCTGCGGGTGACCGCTACAGCGACGCCCCCGAAGCCGTCGGTGGACGGCAAGAGCGAGCTCAACGTGCTCTCGCTGAACCTGTGGAAGGGCGGGTCGGTCGTCAAGGACGGCATCCACCACGCCGCGGAGGTGATCCGCCAGGCGGACGCGGATGTCGCCTTCCTGCCGGAGCGGTTCGACCCGAAGCTCAACGATGCGACGCCGGCCCTCGCGGGCGAGCTCGGGTATCACGCGGTGTCCGATACCGATACGGGCGTGGTGTCGCGCTACCCGATCGTCTCGACGGCGACGGTCGGAACGCGATGGACCAAGGCGATCATCGACGTCAACGGCACCGAGGTCGTGGTCTACGGCGGCCATCTGGAGTACCGCTGGTACTCCGAGTACCTGCCGCGCGGCTACGGCCCGACCGCGGTGGGCGACTGGCCTGCGGAGTACCGGAGTGGTGCGGAGCTCAGCGCGCCCGTGACCGACGTGCCGACGATGCTCGCGATGAACGAGCAGTCGGGGCGTCCGGACTCCGCCCGGCAGCTCCTCGCCGACATCGGCTCGGAGAAGGCCGCAGGACGGCTGGTGGTCGTCGGCGGCGACTTCAACGAGCCGTCGACGCAGGACTGGACGGCCGCGACCGCGGACCTGTTCGACCACCGCGGAACGGTGGTCCCGTGGCAGACCACGCAGACGCTCATCGACGGCGGGCTCACCGACTCCTACCGGCGCGCCCACCCCGACCCCGTGCGCAACCCGGGGTTCACCTGGCCGGCCGGCAACCCGAACGTCTCGATCGCCAGCTTGACCTGGGCGCCGAAGGCCGACGAGCGCGACCGCATCGACTACGTCTTCTACGCCCCGTCGGATCGCCTCGCGCTGGCATCGTCGCAGGTGGTCGGCCCCTCGGCCTCGATCGTGCGCAGCCAGCGCGTCGAGGACGACAGCGACGACGTCATCCTCACCCCCGGCGCCACCTGGCCGAGCGACCACAAGGCTGTGCTCAGCAGGTTCACCGTGTGCGCCGAGGGCTGCGACCCGAAGCCGCCTGCCGGTCCCACTACGGGGCACGAGGCGCTCGCGGCGCCCGGCGGGCTGCAGGTGGGAGGCGCCGTCGGCATCCGTGGCACCGGCTTCGTCCCCGGCACGACCGTGGCCCTCGAACTGCACTCGACGCCCGTCGCGCTCGGGACGGCGACCGCGGACGCCAACGGCGGGTTGCGGCTGGACGCGACCATCCCCGCCTCCGTGACGCCGGGAGCGCATGACCTCGTCGCGCTGATCGGTGGAGTGGAGGTGGCTCGCACGACGGTGCAGATCGCGGCGGCCGCGAGCGGCGGTGGTGGTGGCGGGTCCGATCCTGGCGGGTCGGGCGGCTCTGGCGGGCCTGGTGGCTCCGGCGGCTCGGGCGGGTCTGGCGGCTCCGGCGGCTCGGGCTCCGGCGGTTCCGGCCCCGGCGGGTCGGGTTCGGGAGGGTCCGGCGCCGGCTCGGCCGGCCCCGGCAGCGGCGCCTCGACCCCCACAGGCGTCGCGCCGGGGGACACCACCGCACCCGCCCGCACGCTCGCGAGCACGGGCAGCGATGAGACCGCGGGGGCGGTGCTCGCCATCGCGGCGCTCACCGTCGGCGGACTCCTGTACAGCCTGCGGCGTCGTCCGCAGGCACGTCGATAA
- a CDS encoding serine/threonine-protein kinase, which yields MEGVDRTETPVPLLLGRYRPERLLARGGSSMVFRARDENLGRDVAIKLFSAGTPDHRARFRAEVGVLAGLRHHGVVSILDAGVDDSSPKDPRPFLVIELVDGDTLRALLNAGPLSTRRTGEIVFEVAETLEYVHARGVIHRDVTPTNIMVVDYGTRFSRPRARLTDFGIAIDATRPQELEEETFGTAAYLSPEQVRGEPLTPASDIYSLGLVLLECFTRTVAFPGTPVDSALGRLDRDPEIPATVPEPWRALIQWMTRADASSRPSAADVATAAREALRADG from the coding sequence ATGGAGGGCGTGGACAGAACTGAGACCCCGGTTCCGCTTCTGCTCGGGCGGTATCGCCCGGAAAGGCTTCTTGCGCGCGGCGGTTCCTCGATGGTGTTCCGCGCCCGCGACGAGAACCTCGGCCGTGACGTCGCGATCAAGCTCTTCTCCGCAGGAACCCCCGACCACCGTGCGCGGTTCCGCGCCGAGGTCGGCGTGCTCGCCGGCCTGCGTCACCACGGTGTGGTGTCGATCCTCGATGCGGGCGTCGACGACTCGTCGCCGAAGGACCCCCGGCCCTTCCTGGTCATCGAGCTGGTCGACGGCGACACGCTCCGCGCGCTGCTCAACGCGGGCCCGCTCTCGACCAGGCGGACCGGCGAGATCGTCTTCGAGGTCGCCGAGACGCTCGAGTACGTCCACGCCCGCGGCGTCATCCATCGCGACGTGACACCGACCAACATCATGGTCGTCGACTACGGGACCCGGTTCTCGCGCCCGCGGGCACGGCTGACGGACTTCGGTATCGCCATCGACGCGACCCGCCCACAGGAGCTGGAGGAGGAGACGTTCGGGACGGCCGCCTACCTCAGCCCCGAGCAGGTGCGGGGCGAGCCCCTGACACCGGCCTCCGACATCTACTCGCTCGGCCTCGTCCTGCTGGAGTGCTTCACGCGGACCGTCGCCTTCCCGGGAACGCCCGTGGACTCCGCACTCGGCAGGCTGGACCGCGACCCGGAGATTCCTGCCACGGTGCCGGAACCGTGGCGCGCGCTCATCCAGTGGATGACCCGTGCGGACGCATCGAGCAGGCCGTCCGCCGCCGACGTCGCGACCGCCGCGCGGGAGGCGCTGCGGGCGGACGGGTGA
- a CDS encoding universal stress protein → MSMRSIVVGVDGSEKSYRALAFSIGLAQRESAALTVCHVRPYAQWTTLLLSSVAAVGGMTVPPAEPVETAVAHEVTAAAADAIAGAGIDGHVLVSTGDPATELARLARRRCADIVVIGHTRRLRSRPADLARRLTNGFLHGLVITP, encoded by the coding sequence ATGAGCATGCGCAGCATCGTCGTGGGGGTGGACGGCAGCGAGAAGTCGTACCGGGCGCTGGCCTTCAGCATCGGACTCGCGCAACGCGAGTCGGCCGCGCTGACCGTCTGCCACGTGCGCCCGTATGCCCAGTGGACCACGCTCCTGCTCTCCTCGGTCGCCGCGGTCGGCGGGATGACCGTGCCGCCTGCGGAGCCGGTGGAGACGGCGGTCGCGCACGAGGTGACCGCTGCGGCCGCCGACGCCATCGCCGGCGCCGGTATCGACGGTCACGTGCTGGTGTCCACCGGCGACCCGGCCACGGAGCTCGCCCGGCTGGCGAGGCGACGATGCGCCGACATCGTCGTCATCGGCCACACCCGCCGGCTGCGATCCCGGCCGGCCGACCTGGCCCGCCGTCTGACGAACGGCTTCCTCCACGGACTGGTCATCACACCGTGA
- a CDS encoding AraC family transcriptional regulator, whose product MSDSRQPGWFATADALSTEGAFLFEHAETSPLHAHPYGHLVHAASGVLSLLTEHGAWIAPANRFAWVPAGFLHRHRAHGRTDMRIVALSEAAAGRLPPAPAVLVATTLAREAALAVTSPAERSVDALDRLRLVIVDEATAAPEQPLHLPEPQDPRLRAAAAHVQENLSEPVPLDVLADRIGIGARTLSRLFQRETGMGYRQWRLQLRVHRALVLLSSGETVATTAAECGWATTSQFIEQFTPLVGMTPGQYRKLR is encoded by the coding sequence ATGTCGGATTCTCGCCAACCGGGCTGGTTCGCCACGGCGGACGCCCTATCCACCGAGGGCGCCTTCCTGTTCGAGCACGCCGAGACATCGCCCCTCCACGCGCATCCGTACGGTCACCTCGTGCACGCGGCCTCCGGCGTGCTGTCGCTGCTGACCGAGCACGGGGCCTGGATCGCGCCCGCGAACCGGTTCGCGTGGGTGCCGGCGGGCTTCCTCCACCGCCACCGGGCGCACGGTCGCACGGACATGCGGATCGTCGCCCTCTCCGAAGCGGCGGCCGGGAGGCTGCCTCCCGCGCCGGCGGTGCTCGTCGCCACCACACTCGCCCGCGAGGCGGCCCTGGCGGTGACCTCCCCGGCCGAGCGCTCCGTCGACGCGCTCGACCGGCTGCGCCTGGTGATCGTCGACGAGGCGACCGCTGCGCCCGAGCAGCCGCTGCATCTCCCGGAGCCGCAGGACCCGCGGCTCCGGGCGGCCGCCGCCCACGTGCAGGAGAACCTGTCCGAGCCCGTGCCGCTCGACGTCCTGGCCGACCGCATCGGCATCGGCGCCCGCACCCTCAGCCGCCTGTTCCAGCGGGAGACGGGGATGGGCTACCGGCAGTGGAGGCTGCAGCTGCGCGTGCACCGGGCACTGGTCCTCCTCTCGAGCGGGGAGACGGTCGCCACCACGGCGGCCGAGTGCGGCTGGGCCACGACGAGCCAGTTCATCGAGCAGTTCACCCCGCTCGTCGGGATGACGCCCGGTCAGTACCGGAAGCTGCGCTGA